From the Ruania alkalisoli genome, one window contains:
- a CDS encoding ABC transporter permease, with translation MTAIAQSTTPRTSRSVPRFRLGGVGMSALSLTLGVLVWELVGRVFALPFFPPFTVVVGTLMEMIGRGDIVGNLAVSLSNLVAGFTISLVIGVVVGTAMGRYWRVRAALGVYVYALLTAPSLVFAPIFFSIFGAGQGSIIAVVVMYSTFVMIINTASAVQNVPASMLEMGRSYGASEWQLVTRVIVPAALPTMLAGIRLGMGRAVLGMINGEMFIAVTGLGRLVTQAGKSFDGAAVLAVLIVIIVVALGAVGLVQMVDRALTGWVPDTSKEKS, from the coding sequence ATGACCGCCATCGCACAGAGCACCACGCCGCGCACCTCCCGCTCCGTTCCCCGATTCCGGCTGGGCGGTGTCGGAATGAGCGCCCTGTCCCTGACTCTCGGCGTACTCGTCTGGGAACTGGTCGGCCGCGTGTTCGCGCTCCCGTTCTTCCCGCCGTTCACGGTCGTGGTCGGCACGCTCATGGAGATGATCGGCCGGGGCGACATCGTCGGGAACCTCGCGGTCAGCCTCAGCAACCTCGTGGCCGGCTTCACCATCTCACTGGTCATCGGAGTCGTCGTGGGAACGGCTATGGGCCGGTACTGGCGGGTGCGTGCAGCCCTCGGCGTCTATGTCTATGCGCTCCTGACAGCACCGTCCTTGGTCTTCGCACCCATCTTCTTCTCGATCTTCGGCGCCGGGCAGGGTTCGATCATCGCCGTCGTGGTCATGTACTCCACCTTCGTGATGATCATCAACACCGCCTCAGCCGTACAGAACGTTCCGGCATCGATGCTGGAGATGGGACGCAGCTACGGCGCCTCGGAGTGGCAGCTCGTCACCCGGGTGATCGTCCCGGCTGCCCTCCCGACGATGCTCGCTGGAATCCGGCTCGGGATGGGGCGCGCCGTCCTCGGCATGATCAACGGTGAGATGTTCATCGCCGTGACCGGGCTGGGCCGGCTTGTCACCCAGGCAGGAAAGTCCTTTGACGGAGCAGCGGTGCTCGCAGTGCTGATCGTGATCATCGTCGTGGCCCTCGGCGCTGTCGGACTCGTCCAGATGGTCGACCGGGCACTGACCGGCTGGGTGCCGGATACGAGCAAGGAGAAGTCATGA
- a CDS encoding sugar phosphate isomerase/epimerase family protein, whose amino-acid sequence MADENPDTTSAPQSPRRIPVTLSSVSVYPRKTPYAFEIAAELGYDGLELMVWSDPTSQDVAHLERLSNRFDLPVTSVHAPTLLLSRRVWGPSPREKLDRTAELARALGAPTVVVHPPFRWQYRYARGFAEHVREVNAEDDLTIAVENMYPWRGANREMKAYLPGWDPTEHDYDQVTLDVSHAAVARQSSLDLLDVFADRLAHVHLADGTASMMDEHLVPGRGDQPCRELLRELTRRDFQGDVVIEIQTRRARTAAERVDDLEASLTFARTYLDESDRTEYTPPPGAHHRHLDAW is encoded by the coding sequence ATGGCCGACGAGAACCCGGACACCACGTCCGCACCTCAGTCGCCCCGGCGCATCCCGGTGACCCTGTCCAGCGTCAGCGTCTACCCGCGCAAGACGCCCTACGCCTTCGAGATCGCCGCCGAGCTCGGCTACGACGGGCTGGAGCTGATGGTCTGGTCCGATCCGACCAGCCAGGATGTCGCGCACCTGGAGCGGCTCAGCAACCGCTTCGACTTGCCGGTCACGAGCGTGCACGCTCCCACCTTGCTGCTCTCCCGCCGGGTGTGGGGGCCCTCCCCGCGCGAGAAGCTCGACCGCACCGCCGAACTTGCGCGGGCCCTCGGCGCACCCACGGTGGTGGTCCATCCGCCGTTCCGCTGGCAGTACCGCTACGCCCGGGGCTTCGCCGAGCACGTACGCGAGGTCAACGCCGAGGACGACCTGACGATCGCCGTCGAGAATATGTACCCGTGGCGGGGCGCGAACCGCGAGATGAAGGCCTACCTGCCTGGCTGGGACCCGACTGAGCACGACTACGACCAGGTGACCCTCGACGTCTCGCACGCCGCCGTGGCCCGGCAGAGCAGTCTCGACCTCCTCGACGTATTCGCAGACCGGCTGGCGCACGTGCACCTGGCCGACGGCACGGCGTCGATGATGGACGAGCACCTCGTGCCCGGACGGGGCGATCAGCCCTGCCGGGAACTGCTGCGCGAGCTGACCCGGCGCGACTTCCAAGGCGACGTGGTGATCGAGATCCAGACCCGGCGCGCCCGTACAGCGGCCGAGCGCGTGGACGACCTGGAGGCGTCGCTGACATTCGCGCGCACCTATCTCGACGAGTCCGACCGGACCGAGTACACCCCGCCGCCCGGCGCCCACCACCGACACCTGGACGCCTGGTGA
- a CDS encoding J domain-containing protein, producing MSEQSRGGTAYEILRVPHNAPAEDLRRAYRRRLRETHPDTGGSAELFHEVQLAWELVGTPAARRRYDARSSTTASARPRPRGSEAPSASSPDDGPRVWTAGRTPGGTRPRPKARTYGHPGGWSRERYLTLLREWVGRGVTVENPYAPDLVARAPQEIRHALADALAEEATAKRLAELGSAFTVWHDVATALGHDGWSADASAPATDPAKLDHVVLGPTGLFVVQSEDWGAPVRRKGRDLASAGLPEKARPVKALSRRARVTKRWRVRLDAILVVVADDQLETLLLPLGTGRRVPRFAIRRSALAGTLTVGLPGVQILTEDQLFDQRTRLQQSIRFV from the coding sequence GTGAGCGAGCAGTCCCGCGGTGGCACCGCGTACGAGATCCTCCGGGTGCCCCACAACGCACCTGCCGAGGACCTGCGCCGCGCCTACCGTCGGCGCCTGCGGGAAACTCACCCCGACACCGGAGGCAGCGCAGAGCTCTTCCACGAGGTCCAGCTGGCCTGGGAACTCGTGGGAACACCGGCCGCCCGGCGCCGCTACGACGCCCGCTCGAGCACCACCGCCAGCGCTCGACCCCGCCCCCGTGGAAGCGAGGCCCCGTCCGCAAGCAGCCCCGACGACGGCCCTCGAGTGTGGACAGCAGGCCGCACCCCGGGTGGCACTCGCCCGCGCCCGAAGGCCCGGACCTACGGTCACCCAGGCGGATGGTCCCGGGAGCGCTATCTGACGTTGCTTCGGGAGTGGGTCGGACGAGGCGTCACGGTCGAGAACCCCTACGCTCCTGATCTGGTCGCCCGCGCACCCCAGGAGATCCGGCACGCCCTCGCCGATGCCCTCGCCGAGGAGGCGACGGCCAAGCGGCTGGCCGAGCTGGGCTCGGCTTTCACCGTCTGGCACGATGTCGCCACAGCGCTTGGCCACGACGGCTGGAGCGCGGATGCGAGCGCTCCCGCAACCGATCCGGCCAAGCTCGACCACGTCGTGCTGGGCCCGACGGGGCTCTTCGTGGTGCAGTCCGAGGACTGGGGTGCTCCGGTGCGCCGCAAGGGACGCGATCTCGCGAGCGCCGGACTGCCGGAGAAGGCCCGTCCGGTGAAAGCGCTCAGCCGGCGAGCACGCGTGACGAAGCGGTGGCGAGTGCGCCTGGATGCAATCCTCGTGGTCGTTGCGGACGATCAGCTGGAGACGTTGCTGCTCCCCCTGGGGACGGGCCGCCGGGTGCCGAGGTTCGCCATCCGCCGCAGCGCGCTGGCCGGGACGCTGACCGTCGGCCTCCCCGGGGTGCAGATCCTCACCGAGGACCAGCTCTTCGACCAGCGCACACGATTGCAGCAGTCGATCCGGTTCGTCTGA
- a CDS encoding ABC transporter substrate-binding protein, translated as MTSATSAPAHSPSSRDRSRSRRIPAALAAGALAAALAACSTSGSDDNGFTLALIEPDLTTVPLMAAAEQLRQDGMEIDIVELAEPELAIEGLAQGDYQISAEATSPALIAAERGSPIQIIADVIGNQWAIYSQSDLTSCDSLVGEPVGIFSEGAVATAMVRDWVAQECTAGEPEYLVIGGSEVRAQALVTGEISATALEVSDVVTLAGTTDADLHELANFGTSLPDLHPQTVYANSDFLADQPDLAQAFVDALVDTHAEINADPALLVTLAEEHLGIVGDENLQRIAETYVERGLFDAAALTPENVQGTIDFFVGAGVVGELSAEDVADLSFIENAS; from the coding sequence ATGACCAGCGCCACAAGCGCGCCAGCCCACTCCCCTTCCAGCCGGGATCGATCTCGTTCGCGTCGCATCCCCGCCGCACTCGCGGCTGGAGCGCTGGCAGCAGCGCTCGCCGCTTGCTCCACCTCGGGCAGCGACGACAACGGCTTCACGCTCGCGCTGATCGAGCCCGACCTCACGACCGTGCCGCTGATGGCCGCAGCCGAGCAGCTGCGCCAGGACGGGATGGAGATCGACATCGTCGAGCTCGCCGAGCCCGAGCTCGCCATCGAAGGGCTGGCACAAGGCGACTACCAGATCTCGGCCGAGGCAACGAGCCCTGCTCTCATCGCGGCTGAGCGCGGATCGCCCATCCAGATCATCGCCGACGTGATCGGTAACCAGTGGGCCATCTACAGCCAGTCCGACCTGACCTCCTGCGACAGCCTCGTCGGTGAGCCGGTCGGCATCTTCTCCGAGGGTGCGGTAGCCACGGCGATGGTCCGCGATTGGGTGGCGCAGGAGTGCACAGCCGGTGAACCGGAGTATCTGGTGATCGGCGGCTCCGAAGTGCGGGCGCAGGCGCTCGTCACCGGCGAGATCAGCGCCACCGCGCTCGAGGTTTCCGACGTGGTCACCCTGGCCGGCACCACCGATGCCGACCTGCACGAGCTCGCGAACTTCGGCACCTCATTGCCGGACCTGCATCCGCAGACGGTCTACGCGAACTCCGACTTCCTCGCCGACCAGCCGGACCTCGCGCAGGCGTTCGTCGACGCGCTGGTCGATACCCATGCCGAGATCAACGCCGACCCGGCGCTCCTGGTGACCCTCGCGGAGGAACATCTGGGCATCGTCGGAGACGAGAACCTGCAGCGGATCGCCGAGACCTACGTCGAGCGCGGTCTCTTCGACGCCGCTGCGCTCACACCCGAGAACGTCCAGGGCACGATCGACTTCTTCGTCGGTGCCGGCGTGGTCGGAGAACTCTCCGCTGAGGATGTGGCCGACCTCTCCTTCATCGAGAACGCCTCATGA
- a CDS encoding ABC transporter permease, translating to MTSLTHEPGRPDRSMVLSRLDRPLTYQILTFALFAIGWQIYGTYFGGLLVPTFTETVTALVPTFASAEFWEAFVVSNQALVLGFAAAVAIGVPTGIVLGRFRTLERLSNVYLNILLVTPMAAIIPLLVMSVGFGLLSRVILVTLFAVVMIVVNVRAGIRQVDPSLIQMARTFGAGEAQIWREILLPGALPSIMTGIRLGLGRAVTGMVIVELLMVSLALGGLILEYRGSFNGPALYAVIVAIIAEALVLISAAHWLERRIAPWAPSAGKARS from the coding sequence ATGACGAGCCTCACGCATGAACCCGGACGACCTGACCGGTCGATGGTGCTGAGCCGCCTGGACAGACCGCTCACCTACCAGATCCTGACGTTCGCCCTCTTCGCGATCGGCTGGCAGATCTACGGCACGTACTTCGGTGGCCTGCTGGTGCCGACCTTCACCGAGACCGTGACAGCACTGGTGCCGACGTTTGCCAGCGCCGAGTTCTGGGAGGCGTTCGTCGTCTCCAACCAGGCGCTGGTCCTCGGCTTCGCCGCGGCCGTCGCCATCGGAGTTCCGACCGGTATCGTGCTCGGCCGGTTCCGCACCCTCGAACGGCTCTCGAACGTCTACCTCAACATCCTGCTCGTCACCCCCATGGCAGCGATCATCCCGCTGCTGGTGATGTCCGTCGGATTCGGCCTCCTCTCCCGGGTGATCCTGGTGACGTTGTTCGCGGTGGTGATGATCGTCGTCAATGTCCGGGCAGGCATCCGGCAGGTGGATCCTTCACTGATACAGATGGCCCGCACTTTCGGCGCAGGTGAAGCGCAGATCTGGCGGGAGATCCTGCTGCCCGGAGCGCTGCCGTCGATCATGACCGGGATCCGGCTCGGACTGGGCCGAGCGGTCACCGGGATGGTGATCGTGGAGCTGCTCATGGTCTCCCTGGCCCTAGGCGGCCTCATCCTCGAGTACCGCGGGAGCTTCAACGGCCCGGCCCTGTACGCGGTGATCGTGGCGATCATCGCCGAAGCACTCGTCCTCATCTCCGCCGCCCATTGGCTGGAACGGCGGATCGCCCCCTGGGCGCCCTCGGCAGGAAAGGCACGTTCATGA
- a CDS encoding LacI family DNA-binding transcriptional regulator, translated as MSSSNDSKPLTLADIARLAGVSRSAASRALDRVAPVGGARAERVRAIAAAHGYVPNSRAANLRRQRTGLIGVVVPRLTDTVMAMLYEAIVAECAKRGCQATVVTTDDDHRAELERGRALLDQRVDGFIVTTARTDGADPLLLELRERGVPFCLALRTDGESPSALGDDEAGGWMATRHLIEAGHERIAFVGGAPYASSSQGRRAGYLRAMTEAGLSAPPELIHETDFSMQAGVRTGHLLLALAEVPTAVFTANDSLAVGLISAALRSGLRVPEDLSLVGYNDTPIAAHLATPLTSLAVPFAQIAADAVSRLLDGAAATDGEPITRRAPHLVSRESVTSPRRHD; from the coding sequence GTGAGCTCCAGCAACGACTCCAAACCACTGACGCTGGCCGACATCGCACGCCTGGCGGGGGTGAGCCGATCAGCCGCCTCGCGCGCCCTTGATCGCGTCGCCCCCGTCGGAGGCGCACGGGCAGAACGCGTGCGGGCGATCGCGGCAGCGCACGGCTACGTCCCCAACTCCCGCGCGGCCAATCTCCGGCGGCAACGAACGGGGCTGATCGGGGTCGTCGTCCCGCGCCTGACCGACACCGTCATGGCGATGCTCTACGAGGCGATCGTGGCCGAGTGCGCCAAGCGCGGATGCCAGGCGACAGTCGTCACCACCGACGATGACCACCGAGCCGAGCTCGAGCGGGGGCGGGCGCTGCTGGACCAGCGCGTCGATGGCTTCATCGTGACCACAGCACGTACGGACGGTGCGGACCCGCTCCTGCTGGAGCTACGTGAACGCGGCGTGCCCTTCTGCCTCGCCCTGCGCACCGACGGCGAGAGCCCGTCCGCCCTCGGGGACGACGAAGCCGGCGGCTGGATGGCAACCCGGCACTTGATCGAAGCCGGACACGAGCGCATCGCCTTCGTCGGTGGCGCTCCGTACGCCTCCTCGTCTCAGGGGCGCCGCGCGGGCTACCTGCGGGCCATGACCGAAGCCGGGCTCAGCGCACCGCCGGAGCTGATCCACGAGACGGACTTCAGCATGCAGGCGGGGGTGCGCACCGGACACCTGCTCCTGGCACTGGCCGAGGTTCCGACGGCGGTGTTCACTGCCAACGACAGTCTCGCCGTCGGGCTGATCTCAGCCGCCCTGCGATCGGGGCTGCGGGTGCCGGAGGACCTGTCGCTGGTGGGCTACAACGACACCCCCATCGCGGCCCACCTCGCCACTCCCCTAACCTCACTGGCCGTACCGTTCGCGCAGATCGCGGCGGACGCCGTCAGCAGGCTCCTGGATGGCGCAGCCGCGACCGACGGTGAGCCGATCACCAGGCGCGCACCCCACCTGGTCTCGCGTGAATCGGTGACCTCACCTCGTCGTCACGATTGA
- a CDS encoding ABC transporter ATP-binding protein: protein MIEINQLTKTFTSQDGTPVHALGGVDLTVNDNEFLTLLGPSGCGKTTMLKMIAGLQGWDGGTITIDGKAVTGPGPDRSMVFQNFALLPWATVMDNVCFGLRLRGTERRAREERAQELIEMVGLSGFESKRPGELSGGMQQRVGIARALAVDPQILLMDEPFGAVDEQTRRLLQEELLSIWERNRLTVVFVTHSMEEAVLLGDRVVLMSARPGQISEIVEVPLARPRSSDVGGLERSREYTEITAHLWDQLRSMHSEHRDVEAVR from the coding sequence ATGATCGAGATCAATCAGCTCACCAAGACCTTCACCAGCCAGGACGGCACACCCGTCCACGCCCTCGGTGGTGTGGACCTGACGGTGAACGACAACGAGTTCCTCACCCTGCTCGGCCCCAGTGGCTGCGGCAAGACGACGATGCTCAAGATGATCGCCGGCCTGCAGGGCTGGGATGGGGGAACGATCACCATCGACGGCAAGGCTGTGACCGGGCCGGGCCCGGATCGCAGCATGGTGTTCCAGAACTTCGCACTCCTGCCGTGGGCCACGGTCATGGACAACGTGTGCTTCGGACTACGGCTGCGGGGTACCGAACGCCGCGCCCGGGAAGAGCGGGCTCAGGAACTCATCGAGATGGTGGGCCTGTCCGGTTTCGAGTCCAAGCGGCCCGGTGAGCTCTCCGGTGGTATGCAGCAACGGGTCGGCATCGCGCGGGCACTCGCGGTCGATCCGCAGATCCTGCTCATGGATGAACCGTTCGGCGCCGTCGACGAGCAGACCCGCCGACTGTTGCAGGAGGAGCTGCTCAGCATCTGGGAGCGCAACCGGCTCACCGTCGTGTTCGTGACGCACTCGATGGAGGAGGCAGTCCTGCTCGGCGACCGGGTGGTGCTGATGAGTGCCCGGCCCGGGCAGATCTCCGAGATCGTCGAGGTCCCGCTCGCACGGCCCCGGTCCAGCGACGTCGGTGGGCTCGAGCGATCGCGGGAGTACACCGAGATCACCGCGCACCTGTGGGACCAACTGCGATCCATGCACAGCGAGCATCGTGACGTCGAGGCCGTGCGATGA
- a CDS encoding amidohydrolase family protein: MKIDAFSHVLPPRYFAAMRELVTDPRALTRWLDLPALHDIEARLAMMEEFGPEYQQVLTLSSPPIELLAPPEESAALARLANETLAELVEEHPGRFPAFVASLPLNNVPAALAELHYAIDTLGAVGVQMFTNVNGLPIDDAGFEPLYAEMSRRDLPIWLHPTRSAKTPDYATEETSQYEIWWALGWPYESSAAMARLVFSGVLERYPNLAIITHHMGAMIPFLEGRIRLGWADQFGSRTHGDGPRAALDALTQEPIDYFRSFYADTALSGSAIGTRCGLEFFGSERVLFASDCPFDPEGGPMYIREMIRIIDALDIGEADRHRIYARNLDRITHGRLLGSAALGPRPVATTTG, encoded by the coding sequence ATGAAGATCGATGCGTTCAGTCACGTGCTCCCGCCGCGCTACTTCGCGGCGATGCGGGAACTGGTGACCGACCCACGTGCGCTGACCCGATGGCTCGACCTGCCAGCGCTGCACGACATCGAGGCCCGACTGGCGATGATGGAGGAGTTCGGGCCGGAGTACCAGCAGGTCCTCACTCTCTCGTCACCACCCATCGAGCTGCTGGCCCCTCCCGAGGAATCAGCGGCACTGGCTCGCCTGGCCAACGAGACCCTCGCCGAGTTGGTCGAAGAGCACCCGGGCCGGTTTCCGGCCTTCGTCGCCTCGCTGCCGCTGAACAATGTGCCGGCCGCACTGGCGGAGCTGCACTACGCGATCGACACCCTCGGCGCGGTCGGGGTGCAGATGTTCACCAACGTGAACGGGCTGCCCATCGACGACGCCGGCTTCGAGCCGCTCTATGCCGAGATGTCGCGGCGCGACTTACCGATCTGGCTGCATCCGACGAGATCAGCCAAGACGCCCGACTACGCCACCGAGGAGACCTCACAGTACGAGATCTGGTGGGCACTCGGGTGGCCGTACGAGAGCAGCGCCGCCATGGCCCGGCTCGTCTTCTCGGGCGTGCTCGAACGCTACCCGAATCTGGCGATCATCACCCACCACATGGGGGCGATGATCCCGTTCCTGGAGGGGCGGATCAGACTGGGATGGGCCGATCAGTTCGGTAGCCGCACCCACGGTGACGGGCCCCGAGCCGCCCTGGACGCTCTCACCCAGGAGCCGATCGACTACTTCCGCTCCTTCTACGCCGACACCGCACTCTCCGGTTCGGCGATCGGCACACGATGCGGGCTGGAGTTCTTCGGCAGTGAGCGGGTCCTGTTCGCCTCGGACTGCCCCTTCGATCCCGAGGGCGGCCCGATGTACATCCGCGAAATGATCCGGATCATCGATGCGCTCGACATCGGCGAGGCTGATCGCCACCGCATCTACGCACGCAACCTTGACCGCATCACCCACGGCCGGCTGCTCGGGTCGGCAGCGCTCGGTCCGCGGCCGGTCGCCACCACAACGGGCTGA
- a CDS encoding multidrug effflux MFS transporter — translation MPIQERLGFGFVLLLSALVAVGPLTIDLYLAAFPQIVTDLRTTQASVQLTMTATLAGLAVGQIVIGSLSDSYGRRRPMLIALVVYVLASVAIIGVQSIELLTVLRVVQGITGSAGMVLALAVVRDRFGGMGIGTVISRLMLVVGVAPILAPTLGAQILHFGSWRMMFAVLAVFGLVLFAVAAIFLKESLPPERRRSAGVGAALVSYRSLLTDWSFIGAVLMGAMYMGALFTYVSSSTFVFQEGFNLTASEFGYIFGAGALAVTIGSQINGALVRRVRPERIVTAAITTGWALSLALFVVTLAVAEGEGFWLLLAFLIPTLGTVGFVMPSVPAIVLEHNGHRAGSAAALNGAMGFVMGALISPVSGLLGGTALAMATVMFVVISIAGILLLAMRRQWRRAERDRVAALSAAVSERAAQEGPVDVEREAVGR, via the coding sequence GTGCCCATCCAGGAGCGACTCGGGTTCGGATTCGTGCTACTGCTCAGCGCGCTCGTGGCGGTCGGACCCCTCACCATCGACCTCTACCTCGCCGCATTCCCGCAGATCGTGACCGATCTGCGCACCACGCAGGCGAGCGTCCAGCTGACGATGACCGCCACGCTGGCAGGTCTCGCCGTCGGGCAGATCGTGATCGGCTCGCTCTCGGACTCCTACGGTCGCCGCCGCCCGATGCTCATCGCGCTGGTGGTGTACGTGCTCGCCTCGGTCGCGATCATCGGGGTACAGAGCATCGAGCTGCTCACCGTGCTGCGGGTGGTGCAGGGCATCACCGGCTCAGCCGGGATGGTGCTCGCCCTCGCTGTCGTCCGCGACAGGTTCGGCGGGATGGGCATCGGCACGGTGATCTCCCGGCTGATGCTCGTGGTCGGTGTCGCACCGATCCTCGCCCCCACGCTCGGTGCCCAGATCCTGCACTTCGGCAGCTGGCGGATGATGTTCGCCGTGCTGGCCGTCTTCGGGTTGGTGCTGTTCGCCGTCGCCGCCATCTTCCTCAAGGAGTCACTCCCACCGGAGCGCCGCCGCAGCGCCGGAGTCGGGGCAGCGCTGGTGTCCTACCGTTCCCTGCTGACCGACTGGTCCTTCATCGGTGCGGTGCTCATGGGAGCGATGTACATGGGCGCCCTGTTCACCTACGTTTCCTCCTCGACCTTCGTCTTCCAGGAAGGTTTCAACCTGACGGCGAGCGAGTTCGGCTACATTTTCGGCGCCGGGGCGCTCGCGGTGACCATCGGGTCCCAGATCAACGGTGCACTCGTGCGCAGGGTGCGTCCCGAGAGGATCGTGACGGCGGCCATCACCACAGGCTGGGCGCTCTCCCTGGCGCTGTTCGTGGTGACGCTCGCGGTTGCCGAGGGTGAGGGCTTCTGGTTGCTGCTCGCCTTCCTCATCCCGACGCTGGGCACCGTGGGTTTCGTGATGCCCTCGGTTCCAGCGATCGTGCTCGAGCACAACGGCCACCGGGCCGGGTCAGCCGCCGCGCTCAATGGCGCCATGGGGTTCGTCATGGGAGCCCTCATCTCCCCGGTCAGCGGACTGCTCGGGGGAACGGCCCTGGCGATGGCGACCGTGATGTTCGTCGTCATCAGCATCGCGGGGATCCTGTTGCTGGCCATGCGGCGGCAGTGGCGCCGAGCCGAGCGTGATCGTGTGGCGGCCCTCTCGGCCGCCGTCTCGGAGCGGGCAGCGCAGGAGGGGCCGGTGGATGTCGAGCGGGAGGCCGTCGGTCGCTGA